The segment CGAGACTTTCCACAATGGCAGTACATTCATTCCgtgtattcattcatctgCCAAATCTGATGGTTCGAATTGGTGATGTTACTTTTTTTGTAGACAGAGTTGAAATACTGACGCAATCTAGCCTGTGTGCTTATCTAATCCCCCACCTGGAGCTCACCCCCCTGCAACATTTAATGTCGGCGCATCATTCATTGTTTTCTTCCTTTTGCCTGAACATCCTCACCCACAGATATTTTATGTATAGCGACGAGAGAAAATGGCGAGATTGTCAGGACTTCAAAGAGAGGTTCTCGCGCTTTATAGGAAGTGCTTGAGAGCAAGTAGAAAGAAGCCGGCTGTAAGTGTGATTTCCATTGAGAAATTTAAAACGCGTTGCTAATCAGATGAAGGAGGCAAGAAAGCATTTTGAAGCATATGCGAGGTACGTTGATTGTTCATGCCTTCCTTGTGCGATCCTTGCTGATCTTCCTGGCACTTCTAGACTGGAGTTCAATAAGAGTATAACTTTAGACAAGAAGGATTTCAACACGATCGAGTACCTTCTGCGGAAAGGACAGCGACAGGTTGACATGTATTCTTCGCCTGGTATTAAAGATATTCGATGAGCAAACCTACATGGACAATGGAGATGTGTTGTTTTTGGACGCTGGCAGATCGAGGATGAAGCTTTGGCAGGAAAGGGCAGGCGCATTGCACGTCGATGAGACTCTTTAATTACTCAGTTCCTTCAATCTCGAAAACCTCACATTTCCTAAAACATGCATTCTTCACGAATTTATCCTTATAGTCGATAATggtcaatttcaaaatacattgGAAGGGCTGTCCTCATCGAACGTTCCCACGAATAGATAATACTTCGAATCGTCCTCAAATCAATTTCACTCGGTGTACTTCACACGCCAATAGAGGCACTTGTGAGATACACAATTGTCGGGCTCTCGAGCAGgctagaagaaaagaaagggtTGGCGCTCGTAATCGAAGATCAAAAAGTTTAAGGGCTTCTATTATTACTCGCTCCCAGCGACGTGCTTTGAAACAAGTTAGACAAGAAGTTTTTGGGTGGAAATCATCAAGTCCAAAAACTACTAGGCAGGATCAGGGAAGCGATACTTTACTTGCGCTTGTCGAAAGTGTCGTTGAATCAAATCCAACTTATCACTCTGACAGAACTACCGGCGAAAATCATATCCATTCTGTAGACGGCGCTGGTTGCTCAACTTTCAACAAGATTAAAGGTTCCATTGCGAAcaagaatataatatctcAAACCGGAACTCGAGCTAACTCCACACAATTGACTGGTCTTGATCAAATCCGACGTTATCAAGCCAATCCTGGAAATCCCGCACCACAAGATAATCCTAATTATAGTACTAGGAGCTTGTATAAGAAGTATAATCCGTCCACACGTACTGGTTTTGTCTCTCCAGCTAGAAGTAAAGCCTTCTTGGCGGCATCTACACTCGCAAGTCTTTACGAAGAACAAGGTACCAATCAGCAGAACTTTATCCAGTCGTCGGTAGTATCTACAATAGGCGATCCTTCCAAAAAAGATATTCCGAGAAATAATACAGCATTAATTGGAGCATCTAGGCTTGCAACCCTTGCCCAAGGGaaatctttctcttcctctgttCATTCCATTGTGCATAGTATTGCTTCGGGTCCTTCTCGTAGTCCCAGTCAGAGGCGAGCGTTGAAACGTTTTACTCGCGATCTTGAACTGTATCTTCAATTCGCTAAGCAGGTCCCGAAACAAACGCCTATTTCATCTGCCCCCTCAACTAGCTTTTCCACGCAAACCATACAGACTATCCAAGAATTCAAACCCTATCACGCCGAATTTCAAGCTGCAGGGTTGGCGGTGACATCAGCGGAACAACGAAACCAGTCAGTTATAGGCGTCCAATCATACCGGCGCAGAAGAACGGTCCCGGAAGTTAAGCCACTTCTCCCTGGTCACAGAAGCACTGTGGTAGCAGACCTTGAAACTGGACGGGGACGCCCTCTTCTTGATATCGAAGAGCCACCACAAGACAGTCTACCAGCCAACGAAATGGGAATAAAGGCCTCAAATGTGttgatcaagaaatcaataccTGATCGCGAGAGCCCAGAAGAAGAGTTGTCTACAATGAGTATTGCATCAGAGGAAACCGTCATTGAGTGGACACCGACACATGAGCGGGCGGATCCAGCCAACCATATTGAGTCTCCACCATGTTGCGACTTGGCACCTCCTCGAGCATCGTCACCCGCAAAGCCACATTGTTCAGATTCTTTTACCTTACCTCAGCTTGGGACCCCTCCTGCCAAAAAGTCTTTACCTTGGCTTCGTAAGCCACCAATCACAGCCGAGTCTACTTCTAAATCCGACAACACTATAAGAGGCAGCAGATTTAGCAAGTTGACTGGAGACGCTGCTGCATCGCCTCCGTACTCGGAATTCACGAGCCAGCCAGACTCACAGTCTTCTTCTATAGTATTGCATCTCGATACTCCACCAGAGCATAAGCGTTATATTTCAGATCAGATTCCCAGAACCTCTACTAGTACTACATCCTCTGCATCCCCCATACCACCAACCACGACCCCCTGTGTACAGTTGTTTGTCGGTCCTGGCGAAGGTGATAATATTGGGGTGGCAGATTTTGCCAACTCAGAACAACTTGCCAACCAAAATCATTCTATGCTTACTAATGGGGACACTATAGCACAGAAAGATATATGTCTGCTCAAAAACCATGCCACTCAAACAAGTGCTGCTCCATCGTTCATTACACGAGCTCCACATTTCACCACTCAAATTCCTGTTACTGTTCAAAGTCGGCAGCGTCGAGGTCTTATTCTCAAATCGTCTCTGATCAGCGAAACACAAAGACGACAGTTACCCCAAATAGCACGAACTGTTGGCACTGATCCTGCACGTCCACATCAAACTTCGCGCGCTTCTTCTACTTTGACATCCCCTCACGTTACTTCATCCCCACTTCACTGTACACAGTGTAATGTAGTACTAAATACCGCCTCAGACTTGAATCTACGTCCAAATATTGGATCTGCACCGGGGCCATCCGTTGGGTTTGATGCAaattcgaagaagaagaatatgcgAATATGTGAGAGTCCTGAAGTAATACATTGTGAAGGGTGCAATCTATCTGTGGGAAATTCAGAAAAGGGTATAAAAACGGATGCAAATAAATATTACAGGCAGCACGGAGAACGAAACTTCCCTTTACATGATTATGACGATACGAGAACAATGAATATAGGTTCTAAGGGGAAGCAAAAAGAACCTGATGTATCGGCGGATGAAGGATATTTTGCTCGTCAATCGAATGTTCGTAAAAGTGGAGGAAAACTAGCATCTGTCTCGGAACAAACACCAACGCCACTCTCTGATCcgaataaaagaaagttgaAAGTAGAGCAAGTATCACCATCACAAGCAAGCGATACCTCTATACCAATGCCCATCCAAGCTGGTGGCCAGTCAAGTCAATCAACAAGGCCTGACTACATACAAGGGCAAGTACTTTCTTATGCAAAATCACCTGATATTCCtgtattattaaaaatcagTCCCGAGCTATCAGTGTCTGAATCTGTAAGGGATTTACAAAATCAACTCTCTTCATTGGAAAAACATACTAAGCAGGAAAAAGATACAAAGAAATTGTTCAAGGGGTTGAGGGTCGCTACTGCAGCAGCTTGTGAAGAGGGGGTTGATAAgtttattgaagaaattacAGGTTACAAGGTTCGAAAATTACTTATGGATATTAGTGCTATGGATGGACTTAGTGTGAATACACTGGCACATGTTGCAAGACAGACGGctcagaaaagaaaggggGATCTTAGGAGGTTACAGATGACTAAGATCACTAAAGAGGAGGCCAGAGACaggaattttgaaagagggtttggatttggcaATGGCGATGGTGACGGTGATGAATCGTGGAAAAATAGCTTAGAGGAGGTGGCTAGGATGAGGAGAAAGGGAcagggaagaggaaaattaCCAAGAAGTCAATCTGGAGAGTTTAGGCGTAAGCAAAATAGTAGtttggagagggaaaagCCTTCTAGAGATAGAGCGTTGGGGTTGGTGGCGGGAGACCAGGGGGTTAGACTGAGGGAAGAGGCGGAAGCCGCTTTTGATGAGGTTAGTACGAGAGAGGATTAGTAGTGAGGCATCAAGGGCTGAGTGGTCTGCTATATTGTAGATGCTCTGCCTATGTATACCTATGGAATGCACAcaagatataaataatacGATTAATTCTCCCGCGTAGCATGAACTACCTACTACGGAATTAAGTTACAGTGACGAGTTCTCGTCTGATTTAAGTTCTGAGttcgaggaagaaaatgggaGCTAATCATCGGAGGTGTAAAGAACAATTGAAGGTTTTGCACGCGTTATTGAAGGAATAGCTCAACAGTGTGAAACAAATTCGAATAACAAGAGCCAAATGCCCAGGTATGCGAGTACATTTAGACGACTCACATAAACATATATTCTAGATTGATCTGCCACATAACCCACCAGCAATATTCCATCTAGCATAATACTTTTTACAGGTGACCCGCACCATGAATTCAACATATACTTCTTCCACAAAAGTGACTTCGTACCTTCTTTTGAACCCAGCTTATTTGACGCGGTAGCTATTTCCGACATAGGGAGTATAGGTATGTTAATCGTTATTATTATTCCACTTTGGTCAAATGAAAACCTGTTGTATCCTCAATTCTACTTGTATGTGCCATACTAGACTCTCCACGActgagagaagagaatttcCAGATAATTAAATCTTCTAGGAATATATGTATCTACTCATTTCAGACTGTAAGGAATGTAATGGATATCTTTGAGAAAGAATGAGGTTTTTGTACTTGTATTAATCAGTAGCGTGGTCTTATGTTGAGGATTTTTTTTATCCATGAATACATGTCGGAGTCTATTTCCTGCAGACGAAGAAGGTATTGGTAGgatccttccttccttccttccttcctgGCTTTGTATAATGAGATACAAAGCACCGGTGATGCCTGGTATGAATCTTGCTTTCAATGGTGATGCCATTTTCAAGAGAGTTGAGATTTTAGAACCTCAGAGAGAAAGTCGCAGTTCGGATGAGGGAACAAGAAATTGCGAACTTATTCGCCGCGTGATTAAAGATTCATAAAACGGTATTTATTGGCGATGCGACGGGGTGATGAGTTCGGATTACAACGTTAGGGACCAAGAACCGTTCAGTTTTGATCGCAACAAACTTTTGCTGGGTTGGAAGAGAGTGCTCGATGGGCAATAGTTTCATGACTTTTTCATAACTTTGTGAGTCTTCTGTTCGATGATAGCACATTTTTTGGACTCGTGTTTgctttttgagatttaatcTTCTAGATCTATCGTCGCCATGATCCTCGACTAGGAGTCATCATGACTCGGAAAATGGCGCTTGTTGAGATGCTTTGACATTTGGACGTTGGTATTCTATCTCGCATCAAAATTATTTGCTAAGGATGTTAGCTCGCAGTTGCGGTCTTGAGTATTCAACTGTAGATGTAAGTTATTCGATACAGGTCTCAAATGCAGCACTAAGCGCCGAAAATATAGACATCCAGAGTAGAGGGGTCGCAAGGGAGGTAAGCAGGTGAGCTGTCAAACAAGCGTGAATAATGAATGGCATGCCAAGACAGCCTCAAGAACCATCAAGCCCTCTTAAGTAGGGCCCCTAAGCTTCTCCTCGCTTCTTTCGCGCCGCCCCTTCATTTCCAGTAAACGACAGATGCGATTCAAGTGCGGTATACAAACCATTTCTCAAACTCGTATTTCAAACGCTCCAGTCACATTTCCCCTtgccaagaagaaaaaaaggaatacgATTCCCGATCATCAGATTTTGGATAAGCTTATTTTTTCACCAGCAGAAACTCCATTGCTCGAGAGTTAAATTCAGGGTGTTCACGGTCATTTTTCGGACGAGACTTGGGGGAACTCAAATGGAGCTCAGGCCGAATCTTGTTACCGGAGTGAAACCGTTTTGCGCACTGTTGTAACTTGTCATCTTGAACGTGAAAAAGATAAAGGCTGTACCGAGTGGCTCATGAGGTCCACCCTTATCAGGTTTCCACCGCCTGAGATCGTATTGTGAAAGAATGTCGAAAAGCCCCCGAGACATACCGAAGACTAATTGGTACTGTTAGCGAGGTCATGtgtgatgatggagatgattgCGAGCAAAAATGATACGAGAGCGGatacttttcatttttgcGATCGAATATTGGCTGCTGgctaagaaagaaaagggatGTGATGGTTGGCCTGCCAGGTCCGAACCATGAAGAGCAACAGGTAACCGTGGGAACTTCAACCAACAAGTGCCCCTTGGAAGGTTGCTCCTGTTGTTGAAAGAGAATGATACAATAGTACACTGCTATGATGGTGATGGGCCGTAGATCAATAGCGATCAGTGGGAATAACAGAAGAAAAATTTGGCTGACAACCAAAATTTTAAGGTTTAGCAAAATTTATGTAAGTATCGTCAGCAGCTTACGTCTCACAACACGAAAGCCATTCGGAAATGGAGTCATTAATACAGCAAGTAGCGTAACACCGCTCTATTGTgcatatgatatgtatgaatgtGGTATACAAATACATCGTAGAACGGTAGGACGGAAGAATGGCTTGTAGATAGTCATTGTCTTTCATCTAATTGTCGGTACCGATGATTCGTCGTGTCGTGAAGGTATCCAAATTACGGCAAGTACGGCAGTGAAAAGTGACCAAGACATTATTGACCCAATTTTTCggtttccttttctcctcctctccttctcttcttctctccctctctccccctctctccctctctctctatctgtctatctgtccCGCTTAGTTAACAAAGATGTGGCACAGCCAGGActaattcttcaaattccaaaaataatttaaattttttctttcccctttctaGCTTCTCTTCAGTACCGTATGATGTACTCAGCCGCCGTCGTTAAGCCTTTAACTAccaatacctaggtagacaGTAATACGGACTAAGTCAACCTGGGCATACCGGACCAATTAAAGCTAATTTGTTCCTGAGATCCTTCTTTACAGATGCTTACTACATCGTACTTCTTTAGATCTCCACTAGGAATTACCTTGGCTCTAGGGTCCAGCGGGTCACATCAAAATCTGCAGCCCAACTTCCAAGAAGTCGTGGCATTTTGCTGGGAAGCATAAAACCGACCTTCTGTTTCACTAAACGGCCACCAGAAAGCATAATGAATGCTGAGTGGCTGAAATGCACAAGAATCCAACAAGCCAAGCTAAAACACATTGCTTGAAGTGCCTTTAGTCATCTAATCTTCCCACAGGATCAAACCAAATATTTATTCATATGCTTTGgaaatgggatggaataTGCAAACCGGCACTGCTCTTCTCCCTGAGCTGTTAGTCTGTTACTTCAACCGCCCGTGACACGAGAAACAAAGTCAATAAATATATGGATCCCATATGGAAACAACATCGTAATTCtcaagaaagaggaaaaagcGCCACTTTTTTCCGGAGCAACAGAACACGAAGGGGAATAACGTGCGTGCTCATCCGTCGCCCCATCATTGATACGGTCGATCATGTATCCCAGGTATCGCAAGCGTTTTCATTTGACATTGTCAGTAGCACTTCGTACCTGCATCATAGTCAACAAATCAGTCAACACCAACTCCACAATAAGTAATCCACCctcaattgatttcaatttagcACTTTACGATGTATCTTAAAATGGATTTTGTGTCTCTTCCAACGAGACGTATACGATAATGTTATTTCTTGCCCTGCGTGATTTAGCTTGGAATGACATGGCATTAGCCTCCCTAACGCCTCCCCTGCCTCCTTTCATGACAATGCTGAAAACCTTCGCTTAACCAATCAGAATAAGGAAGCAACTTCTGATACAAGGTTTGTTTGACCACGCCCCCGCCCCTCGTTTGCTTACAGTGACAAGGCTGTGTTCGGAATTCGAGTTTGACACCATGGACCATTGACCATGACCAGCCCACACGAGCGTGCAGGAGGAAGAAGTGTAaaatgcaagaaaagaaattgttgaaatAGATCAAATCCCCAAGATTAGTAGGTGTTCACTTCCCGCCTTGTCAATCGTCCCCATATTTTCTTGTGAATACTTATTGATCTCACatccccctcctcccaaaAGTCTTTCTGGAAATTCCTCTCCACATCTTGGCattgattttctatatttcatcatccatctctctGAAAAGTGGTTCTTATATCAAACGGTTCATCTTTCGTTTGGACGTTCTCTTTCATATATCTCAACTCACTCACATTCGCTTTGCGTTTTTGCATCGTTTCGTACTTGAAGTCCGGTACTTGTACTCTTGTACTCTAATCAGCTTATCTCCTCACATAtcacacacacgcacacacacatcaCATATTTCAAGATGCGTTCCTCAACAATATCAGCATCTGCTGTTGTTCTCCTTTCAGGACTTGCCAGTGCACAAACATTCACTGATTGCAACCCAACAGAAAAGAGTAAGTTGGATGACACATTACTTGCAACTTAAAACTAACAAACATATAGCCTGTCCTTCAGACCCAGCCATTGGAGGCCTTCAAGTGACCGACTTCACCGCTGGAAAGAGTAGTTATTGGGAAGTCGAAGATGGAACCACCATGTCATACGATGGTACCCTCGGTGCCCAATTCGTCATTAGCACAGCAACCGATGCACCCACTATCAAAAACATTGGATACATCATGTTTGGTCGCATCGAGACATGGGTGAGAGCATCAGCCGGAACTGGTATCGTCAGTAGTTTTATTCTCGAATCCGACGATCTCGATGAGATTGATTGGGAATGGCTCGGTGCCAACAACGCCGAGGCCGAGAACAACTTCTTCGGAAAGGGAAACACGACGACCT is part of the Botrytis cinerea B05.10 chromosome 1, complete sequence genome and harbors:
- the Bcsdh6 gene encoding Bcsdh6, with the protein product MARLSGLQREVLALYRKCLRASRKKPAEARKHFEAYARLEFNKSITLDKKDFNTIEYLLRKGQRQVDMYSSPGIKDIR